ACTAGTTTGCTATCGCTtgaataacttttcttttaacataacATACATGCATAAGTACTTATTTTCTTATCGTATTAGCACTAACGCTTATTCCAGCATAATAGTGATACAATTTTGATATGCAGTTtcatgtacaaaatatttatgaaacgagataaaaattttttctaaaaaaattgtaatagtttttttataatggaTAGAATCATATATTCCATTctcattgtaattaaattctgatttttaaattttatttagaactttttttttagtattttgtttgtaaagaaattatattcttacaacaaaattgtttaagtatctttttgcataataattaaatataaaaaacatattttgtttAGTTATCTCGGCTCCTAATATCTTAGGTATCATCTAAATTTTATGCTTTAGGAAAATGAGAGGGTATACTTGCTCAAATACAGCTCACATGCTCTTCCGTTTATTTGCAcccatttattaatttcacacCATTAAATCAGGGagttattttatgtttcaCAATATTATGGTATATACTTGGTTTGCAATGAGTTTGCAAAGGGCACAACatttgcatataaattaatacggTTTCTTATTGGTGTTGGAGATCTGGCCACTCTTGAACTATTGTCTTTCACCGTAACCtagttgtatatatatttcagtttgCTTTTAATGtcaacgacggcgacgacgtcCGCCACATATTAACTTTGCTCAAGTCTaacaatgtaatattacacgtgatttatttatgcaatttaCTTTTGACGACAGTTAACGATGTTTGTATGGATATGGTGAGGGTTTAAGCGCACAACATTTGCTTGTTACTGTACTCATGCTTCAAAAAATTCATCACGGTTACACGAGATCTTTCCGTTAATTTCTGTCTTGAACATTTCATTGAAGGGCTCGCGCAacacgaagaaaaataaaagctttcTGTAAAATTTACGCATATTAgaacgtatataaattaaaatataatagtttatataatgttttactaagtttttttcttaagttaaatttgattttgctttcaattattaattattttcagcaCAGTCGtacttatagtttttaaaaagttattttgaagaaaattaattaaattaatatttttatatgcattttGTATACTTAAGGCCCTGATAAATTGTACGcatttaaacaatttggtAAAACACTTATGATAAAATACTTAAACTAAAGtactcaaattaaattaaattgaattaatatgaTCATTTTTGAGtctttaaatgtaaattacataatattttacgtttaaagactcgaaaatgtttatattaattcaatgGAATGTTCATAATTCAATAGAAttgttttacttatatataatctcgCGTTTAAACATTTAACGGAAAGTAATCTTGATAAGACAAGGTAAATCGCACTTACtctaatacttatatttatgcacgaataaagtattaatataacTCAAACGCAATTaccaataaaaaatgtatgatatTAAGTCTAATTTCTACAATGTGTTAAATTTCCTTATACATTTGAATTAcgctttaaaatgtatatataataaatacaacgGCATCTGCTCGTGGTAAATAATCTTAGTTTaacatttatgttatttagATGTTTCGCAACAGCTTAATTACTTTCTGTCTTGGTCATAaatgattttgaaatattgttcCTATAGGTAAACTGATTAAATGTGGCAGGAAGAGATTTTGTATAATCAAAACTAAAATTGTTTTCCTCTGATGTAGAGAGATTAAATTGTACCgagtttctctctttcctctcgtCGACCGAGTCAAATTATGATATAAGAATATTGCAGATATTGGTTTTGAagcaattatttcttaaataaatgagataaatgaaattgattttatagCAATTGCATgacagttttattattttgtgatttttttagaCAGAACTGATTGTAATACGAGGGGTAGTCCAAAAATAAATTccgtgtatgtatattttcgaAGTCGGTAGACTTACGGGGTAAAATATATCGTGTGCTGGTATCATTCTTTCGATACGTGACATTTGGCCTTGAGCGCGCCCGCCCTCAGTGTGGTGAGGCAAGTGAATGAAGGATGAAGTTCAGGTAGTTGTCCGCTACGAATGGACACGAGTAGCACAGTAACCCGTAAGCGGCTCGTGGAGGACGTAATGTCAGAGCAAATGATGCGGCGATAGTACCAGCGATTCAGTGATGGGCGTCAGAGTATGAAAGACGTCTTCTTTCGTCCAGAATGTGAAAGACATCTTTCTGCACACGCCTGTTTGCCATTCTCttctataatattaagaaagtcAAACGTCACAGATCCTAAGAACGGGGAAGCCGGTATTAGCACGTAGAATATTTTACCCCCCACCAGTCTACCAGCTTCGGAAATATACAAATGCGAAACGTATTCTTGCACTACCCTCCTCTTACATatagaacatttttcaaaCTGAGATTTAGATTTCTGCTCCTTAGAGATACAGAAATATAACACATAAGTAAGTCACTTTCGATGCCAATAAGAGAGATGTGATAAAGCTGATGTGAAATATTGtgcgatttttataaattatgcttAGTCTTAGGCTAAAGAGATGCAGTTAACCGGCAAATTtatgtgttattttatttttcttgtccATAATAGGGACAATGACTTAATGCCTCTCGAGGGTGGTCAGCTTTCCAACAACAAATTGTGCTCAGGACACTCTAGCAACCGTTGTGcgaataatagtaataataataacggtaacaataacaataacgtGGGTGGCCCGCTGATGTCCGTCGCGCATTTGAACGGTCAAGTGAGTGGTATCAGTGCTCGCGGTATGGCGACAACGGCCGCCACCTCGTCGAACTCGATCGCCTTTAGCACGGGAGCGGctgccggcggcggcggcggtggcggtaaCAGTGACTCGTGCAACCCCTTAACGTCGCTGAGCACGTCGGTCGGCAATTCGTTCAACCACTTTCCGGGAAACATGGACCTCGGGAACATGGAATTCCATGAGCTCTTCCCCAGTTCCACGTGGGACTTGGATAGTAACGCCGGGTGGACGGATAGGCCGGAGTCGAGAGCGAGCGGGCCACCAAACTCACGACCACCTTCCCAGCCATCCCCGACATCACCGAGCCCGCAGGGAACCTTCTCTAATTCGACGTTAATACCTATGGGCAGTCTTAGCCCAAGTACGATCCCTCCCACCTTCAATAATTCGTTCCCCTTCAGCCCCCTTCAGGAGACCACGCAGACGGCCACGTTGAGCAATGCTGCCAGTAGCGTCAACACAAACGGCAGCGGCGGCGCCGCCGGTGGTAGCGGTATCAGCAGCGGCGTCGGTGGCGTCGGCAGTAACACCGCCACGACGACTGTTAAACGGACGGAGGAGAGCAACAAGAGCGGATGTCCTACTAGCAACAGTGGTGGCGGTAGTGCCATGGACAGTGCGACTACGAGAACCAGCAACACTGCCGTCACCGCCATCGAGACTCAGAACAACAGTGTAGTGTCCACCGAGTCCGGTAGGCTCAGAAACTTACTGACGAAGGGCCCGAGCACTAGTGAGGATAGCCAGGACAATTCGAACAACGATTCGGATAATAATCATAAGCATCGGATATTGAAGATTCTGTTGAACCAGCAGGACGAAGACGATTATCATTCGGAGCATAAAGTGCGTACGAGCCCGAGCAACATGCCAAGGCCGAGCATGGAGCACTCCAAATCGTCGCTCGGAAACAACATGTTATTGCAGGTAAGTCAAACGTTTATAACTGACCATCGGAAATGTTAATATCTAAAAAGGGAAGCTGCAAGAAGGGTGAAAATGAATaagtatgaattttttaaaattaaaagaagtaaataattttctgttttttgagttacataaaatgatttttagaTATGcctaaatgtttaaaaaacaatcttgAATATATGGTTCTCTCGCGATCTGAATAGTTAAAAGAGAATGTTTaaacatgaataaaaattttattaaaaatgtttagattATGGATTAGGATTTGatcgtttaattttataaattataattttatcaaaagttacaaattaaaaactgatttttttttaactaaaattaaaattcaggGAAaacttatttagaaaaatttgttaaaatgtaattattatgagataaagaaaataattcaaatatgttGATTTAAcgatgagaaaaagaaatataaagaagtaattttactctataattttataattttataattgtactaTCTCCCTTAAGTAGGATAGCTGTATATTTAATACGAAGTTACTAAGTGCCATTTGTTTTccacttattttattattcgattgagagaaatcagaaatttttaccaaatttattacttttaataaattttacaaactgTTGCATTCTTCTCTGCGAATTGTATATTTGATGAATCTTTAATTCCCATAActattcttttttgttttttgtgttttaagttattaaacgagaaaaatgacgacgaggacgaagaGGCACGTGCCggaatgaagaagaaaaatgagCTCCTGCAACAGCTGATGAAAGATCAAGACGAAGAGAGAAAGTTACAGGAACAACAGGTACATTTTGTTGTAGCTAgatgtcaaaatatataacgtaGCACGTAAAAGAAACAAgacataagaaataatatttccaatATTTGCATGATAAGATAAGAAAGACTACTTTCTATAAGATAAAACGGATGAGTTATCTTATAGACATAGTTCGTCACATGAACAAAGTTGATAATGTAAATGTACCTTTAAttgataaagtaaaatttttcttttttctgttttttctatttatttgttttttacattttcttttctttcattttcgaatttctcatatttttcgagGTAAATACTTTTAATGCGATAGTGATTGTTGTCAAACTTCAGATATAATTTAGTTCGGATTTTGATGTTGATAAAGCATCACATCTCGGCATAGCTGTGATAAGTTTTTGATCATTTTTGTGAAAGttatgtagaaatatatacagggtgttctgTATAATTGTAAAGTTTACAGTATTATGTCTCGAACTgatgattttattgaaaaacgtTTTAGACAGAAGTTGCTCGGTTTGGAGGAGGAGCCATGATCCATATGTGAGTCATGTCGTAgatgttttaaagaaattttaaagacgACTAATTTCCTAAATGgaacttgattttttcctccagataaaagttgtagatctcGTCGAGACGTTTTGAAACTATAATgaaactattttttgttaagaatttcctgagctattttaaattttgtcataatatttttaatataaaatgtgaaatatctcgtaaagtattCATGTTTCGATGACTTTACtttcatacttttatacgtagaataatgaaagaaatcgaataataatattaatttttacatttgcaattttgcacaATTAAATGCTTCTACAAAAtacaatagaattttataaaataatttttctattttttttttttttacaacaatcgattcctttattataaaattttggaaacgtCTCGACgagatctacaacttttatctcaaagaaaaaataaagttttatttaagaaattactcacctttaaaatttcttgaaaacgatGATATCTACAGGACTCACGTCTGGATCATGTGTCTTCCTTCAAACCatgcaacttttgtctgaaacatttttaaataaaatcatcgGCTTGCGAGATATAGCACTGCAAACTTTAAAATTGGACACTTTGTAGAGTAATACTGTGATCAGACCAAAATCCGTAAAGAAGAATGACTTAGTAACGGTCAAAGCCCTACACATTCTATAGTATAATGGAGTGATAAATGAGAGTCAGGGTTTTCTTGCCGAGCCAATCGTTAGTTAaacactttaaaaaatttcttctctcATTCGTCGCCTACGAGAAGAGCCGAAATCTATTGGATAAAGCAACGGAATCGGGAAAGAGAAGAAGGGAAGGGATGGGTAGTACAAAAGCACGTAGCCCGAACTGAgcagtatattttttctaacagAGTCGAGAAGATGATCCTCTTTTGCGGAGTCTTGGATTTAATACTACTCCATCTCCGTCGCAATCAGGTGATCACATGAGTCTGAACACGACGCAGGTAGGTCAGAAGAGACCGGGAGAGGATGGCGACTTAAACATAGCCGTGAAACGGCCTGTGGACGGGTCGCATCAAGTGTCTTCTTCGGGAACGAGCTCCTCGAATAATGCAACGAGTAAGAGTTCTCCGCTATGGGAGAAGAACAAAATGTTGGCGTCCTTATTAGCGAAACAGCCGCGGCAAACAACGCCGAGTATCCCGATTCCCGCGTCTGTGATATCGGCAACGCCACAGGTACGATCcgaacaatttatttttgttaattttttacacattattaCGCAGGACGTGAATTAgcgtaaaaatatcaatttcaataAACATTCTATATCATCTCTAgagtgtcaaattaaaaactatCACACTCGGAAATGCCTCTTTCCTCTCCCTTTTTTACTTTGTGTCTTAACAATGGGCTGGTTTGCCAAGCCGTTACTGCAGCCTTGACATAGTCGGAAAAGGGAAAAAGGGCAAACTACCAATTACTTACCTGCTCCATTGTTAGGAAACAAATgttttctttactttatttcgcTCGCAGGTTAAAACATTAATGAACGGAAAAACGACAATACTACGACTTAGATATTATGTGCagttatcttaaaataaaaaataagaaatgttatctaaattttttaaataataattgattttttaattaggaCAAGCTGCCTCGGTTAaaacaacaacagcagcagcagcagcagcaacaacagcagcagcagcaacaacagcaacaacaacagcagcagcagcagcaacagcagccgCAACAGCAACAGTcgcaacaacaacagcagccTTGGACCGGTGGCAATTTGCAAGTTGGTGGTAATAATGCGATTACGACGACCGCGACATCGGCGCGTCCTCTCCAAATCCAGTCGAGACAACTACCTCGTCAAGCAACCAATTCCTACCTCAGTCATATGCTAAGTCAGGTAAGCGcgacttaatttaatttaataaacgttaACAATTATATAGATTATCATTTTAACTGAAAATTGTCTGTCATATGTGGAACATAGTCGCATATACAGAGTGATTTAGAACAAACATTTGTccttaaaatgttatattccTGAATTCtgagacttttttttttaaattttctccgaaacttagaattataaaaagaaatagttcGCTTATCACAGGTCGGATATAAAAGATAAGCAAAGGCGGCGGAACTCACGTTTTTACGCGGATCTGTTGGTCGTCGAAGACGCTTCATGTAAACGTCCGCGTCTGACATTGAATTGCGCTACCCTTGTCTATCTTTTGTGCCCGACCTTTTGTACCTGATCTTTTGTTTGTCCTGAATCATCACTCTTTATACAGTCCTTCTACTAATAATCTAGCATATGTATACGCTTTTCATAAatgaagaattatttttgtaggGTATATGCTTTCTATAACTGaagagttaataaaaattaattaaatttccgcTGTATATACTCTTATCgttattttagataatatttttaaatatattttttttgtagcaaCAAAGGCCCCAAATGGGACCAATCGAGTCCGAGTTTGCGGGTAGCGGAGAATACCGTCAGACTAGCAACGATCCAACCTGGGATAATCAGTCATCGGATCCGGATCTCTCGGAAATTTTGGATCAAGTTATCGAATTTGTCCCGGACGAAGCTATCACAAGTAATTACAGTAAaatgctaataataataataatgatgatgataatcTTTTGATTGCTTGATTTTACAGACATGAtatgttgtaattatatttcaatataattgtaaatttttacaacgttttcttatatcatattaaatttaaattatattgcatGATACACGAAGTTTTAATGAATCATTTATTTGAATctaaaattgtacattttataaatacatatctgAACTTTCGTTGTCGCTCTGCATACTAAACAAATCTAaatttgtttactttttagcatttttttatataatattattttatacataattcgCTTTGGCTTGAATACGATTTGCGAAATAGCAATAGCAGATTCGAATAATTGTATAACTGTTTTAGGAACAATCAGTTTTTTGCGGGGAATAATAATGCAGCCAATCATGTGTGGCAGcgaaagtaattatattaaagattatactaagtattattttcaatttattagtttattaagtattattttgaagattatacttttaagtattattttaaatatactttttaccTAACAGATTTGTTTATGACGAAATCTTACAGATGCTATCGAAGTGCCGGAGAGCAATGTCATGAACGAGTCAATGGCAATTAGCGCTATTCAGAAGTCGTTGATGTTGTGCGAGAGTGTCGTGAATTCGACATCTTCCAGCATGACTATGTCTAACACACCACCAGCCTATTCCACTGCggtatatataagttttcCTCTTCAATTAAGTCGCTTATTTTGGATCTTGTCCGTCttcttcaaattattttttaatttatatttgttgttttataaagaaattcttTGCTGAATTTGTTGCAGTTGGGAACCACTCCTGTGACGACTAGTCACAGTTACCAGCCACCTCCTATGTACCAACAGACCAGGATGAGGTTTAATTCCCAACCAGGCATTAGACAAACCAGCCAATTTACGCAGTTGCAGTTacaacaacagcaacagcgTTCTAAGCTCATAGctcagcaacagcagcagcagcagaagCAACGATTAttgcaacagcagcagcaacagcagatGCTTATCCCATCGAATGCTACTGCGACGGATCAAATTAGCAGTGGCCTTAACATCGACAACCTTTTGAACAATACCGTTGCGCCGCCGAATGTGTCGTTGCAGGTGTGCAGCTTATCATGCTAGCACAAGAAGTAAAACATTAggagaaattagaaataaaaaattacagaaactTCTTGCTCTCTTGactttatatctaataataataacgaatattaaaaatttcaaagtcgaattgtacaaatataattattcgcaCTTTTTGATAAGTTGCATTAAttcatttctaattaaaatgttttgtttctaaaaaatgcaaaataactACTAGAAATGTgcaatgtttttcttttattcagcGATCGAGTGTCCCAGATTCACAAGTTTCTCCAGGCTATGGGGCCTCCGTCCAGATGGCTTCTGGTCACCGACTCGCTCATTCGTATTCTCATCCATCGACGATACCACAGCAGTGAGTATTTTGTTATGTTAAGCACCCCGGGTTTGCTTATTTAAGTCGAGATGCTTAACATAGCTTTGTTAAAAATCTCATCACATGATTCTCTTTTTGCTACAGCCATATTGTGAATAACAATTTCAACAGTGGTCA
The Temnothorax longispinosus isolate EJ_2023e chromosome 7, Tlon_JGU_v1, whole genome shotgun sequence DNA segment above includes these coding regions:
- the LOC139815637 gene encoding uncharacterized protein isoform X3 — encoded protein: MSIAAAENAGPGPCELQDPLWVKMSAITGGITKKRKKSDAKPQSQINKCLNEKRRRTQENLYIDELAELISATDMSSGKTDKCQILQRTVDQIRHFRQQEGSSNSHAVQQGEVSSSNPNILSNDQVGPILLEALDGFLFVVNTEGRVEYVTENITQYINYTKDDVLGKDIYNIIHHGDHNTFMPSLLPLSSLGWTSEPQPQTRNRTFNCRFLVKPPDDKDETVEEKQQRVSKYESMQICSALLPDRLESGDVSESSDIGPYVMCVARRIPPNEKPITTSIEQFTVRLDTTWKIIAVDNSWLSEAYSKYLNKDLVGTIFKDLCHPLDLNTLTKHLSDTLQTGESTSDVYRLRISPDKFLKVQTKSKFFKASLMNAHEIDFMMATNSIIRDNDLMPLEGGQLSNNKLCSGHSSNRCANNSNNNNGNNNNNVGGPLMSVAHLNGQVSGISARGMATTAATSSNSIAFSTGAAAGGGGGGGNSDSCNPLTSLSTSVGNSFNHFPGNMDLGNMEFHELFPSSTWDLDSNAGWTDRPESRASGPPNSRPPSQPSPTSPSPQGTFSNSTLIPMGSLSPSTIPPTFNNSFPFSPLQETTQTATLSNAASSVNTNGSGGAAGGSGISSGVGGVGSNTATTTVKRTEESNKSGCPTSNSGGGSAMDSATTRTSNTAVTAIETQNNSVVSTESGRLRNLLTKGPSTSEDSQDNSNNDSDNNHKHRILKILLNQQDEDDYHSEHKVRTSPSNMPRPSMEHSKSSLGNNMLLQLLNEKNDDEDEEARAGMKKKNELLQQLMKDQDEERKLQEQQSREDDPLLRSLGFNTTPSPSQSGDHMSLNTTQVGQKRPGEDGDLNIAVKRPVDGSHQVSSSGTSSSNNATSKSSPLWEKNKMLASLLAKQPRQTTPSIPIPASVISATPQDKLPRLKQQQQQQQQQQQQQQQQQQQQQQQQQQQQPQQQQSQQQQQPWTGGNLQVGGNNAITTTATSARPLQIQSRQLPRQATNSYLSHMLSQQQRPQMGPIESEFAGSGEYRQTSNDPTWDNQSSDPDLSEILDQVIEFVPDEAITRTISFLRGIIMQPIMCGSENAIEVPESNVMNESMAISAIQKSLMLCESVVNSTSSSMTMSNTPPAYSTALGTTPVTTSHSYQPPPMYQQTRMRFNSQPGIRQTSQFTQLQLQQQQQRSKLIAQQQQQQQKQRLLQQQQQQQMLIPSNATATDQISSGLNIDNLLNNTVAPPNVSLQRSSVPDSQVSPGYGASVQMASGHRLAHSYSHPSTIPQHHIVNNNFNSGQQVSAAARLSPHSPAGILSFSHPQPLSPRVAQVRPQQQVTAQQQLQQQQQRSMPSPGTAASARQSPFPAEAFPPPTSPTASQFPPGPNTGAPNPSAQYRLQRTTSTPSATTQLPGGIGSPRHYGGVSKEQPLLSPSHSHSACPATPTHNQHNATNTQHFSSQQHTQMLYQHTNANTINTADMQNSQFCYDRSSVPLYPSGGEAQDARSLPSGNPVNHQMGGNATSEFVRQELRAIVGARTQQQQQQQQQRVPNNLQNNLSGQVSQVSQDDLEALGLTFEMPSAGEAVVSDGPAKIWGSAGSAPSSSRITMEEARGDPTKSSLLQKLLQSE
- the LOC139815637 gene encoding uncharacterized protein isoform X1 gives rise to the protein MSIAAAENAGPGPCELQDPLWVKMSAITGGITKKRKKSDAKPQSQINKCLNEKRRRTQENLYIDELAELISATDMSSGKTDKCQILQRTVDQIRHFRQQEGSSNSHAVQQGEVSSSNPNILSNDQVGPILLEALDGFLFVVNTEGRVEYVTENITQYINYTKDDVLGKDIYNIIHHGDHNTFMPSLLPLSSLGWTSEPQPQTRNRTFNCRFLVKPPDDKDETVEEKQQRVSKYESMQICSALLPDRLESGDVSESSDIGPYVMCVARRIPPNEKPITTSIEQFTVRLDTTWKIIAVDNSWLSEAYSKYLNKDLVGTIFKDLCHPLDLNTLTKHLSDTLQTGESTSDVYRLRISPDKFLKVQTKSKFFKASLMNAHEIDFMMATNSIIRDNDLMPLEGGQLSNNKLCSGHSSNRCANNSNNNNGNNNNNVGGPLMSVAHLNGQVSGISARGMATTAATSSNSIAFSTGAAAGGGGGGGNSDSCNPLTSLSTSVGNSFNHFPGNMDLGNMEFHELFPSSTWDLDSNAGWTDRPESRASGPPNSRPPSQPSPTSPSPQGTFSNSTLIPMGSLSPSTIPPTFNNSFPFSPLQETTQTATLSNAASSVNTNGSGGAAGGSGISSGVGGVGSNTATTTVKRTEESNKSGCPTSNSGGGSAMDSATTRTSNTAVTAIETQNNSVVSTESGRLRNLLTKGPSTSEDSQDNSNNDSDNNHKHRILKILLNQQDEDDYHSEHKVRTSPSNMPRPSMEHSKSSLGNNMLLQLLNEKNDDEDEEARAGMKKKNELLQQLMKDQDEERKLQEQQSREDDPLLRSLGFNTTPSPSQSGDHMSLNTTQVGQKRPGEDGDLNIAVKRPVDGSHQVSSSGTSSSNNATSKSSPLWEKNKMLASLLAKQPRQTTPSIPIPASVISATPQDKLPRLKQQQQQQQQQQQQQQQQQQQQQQQQQQQQPQQQQSQQQQQPWTGGNLQVGGNNAITTTATSARPLQIQSRQLPRQATNSYLSHMLSQQQRPQMGPIESEFAGSGEYRQTSNDPTWDNQSSDPDLSEILDQVIEFVPDEAITRTISFLRGIIMQPIMCGSENAIEVPESNVMNESMAISAIQKSLMLCESVVNSTSSSMTMSNTPPAYSTALGTTPVTTSHSYQPPPMYQQTRMRFNSQPGIRQTSQFTQLQLQQQQQRSKLIAQQQQQQQKQRLLQQQQQQQMLIPSNATATDQISSGLNIDNLLNNTVAPPNVSLQRSSVPDSQVSPGYGASVQMASGHRLAHSYSHPSTIPQHHIVNNNFNSGQQVSAAARLSPHSPAGILSFSHPQPLSPRVAQGNYGNTPRLFNVNQVRPQQQVTAQQQLQQQQQRSMPSPGTAASARQSPFPAEAFPPPTSPTASQFPPGPNTGAPNPSAQYRLQRTTSTPSATTQLPGGIGSPRHYGGVSKEQPLLSPSHSHSACPATPTHNQHNATNTQHFSSQQHTQMLYQHTNANTINTADMQNSQFCYDRSSVPLYPSGGEAQDARSLPSGNPVNHQMGGNATSEFVRQELRAIVGARTQQQQQQQQQRVPNNLQNNLSGQVSQVSQDDLEALGLTFEMPSAGEAVVSDGPAKIWGSAGSAPSSSRITMEEARGDPTKSSLLQKLLQSE
- the LOC139815637 gene encoding uncharacterized protein isoform X4; this translates as MSIAAAENAGPGPCELQDPLWVKMSAITGGITKKRKKSDAKPQSQINKCLNEKRRRTQENLYIDELAELISATDMSSGKTDKCQILQRTVDQIRHFRQQEGSSNSHAVQQGEVSSSNPNILSNDQVGPILLEALDGFLFVVNTEGRVEYVTENITQYINYTKDDVLGKDIYNIIHHGDHNTFMPSLLPLSSLGWTSEPQPQTRNRTFNCRFLVKPPDDKDETVEEKQQRVSKYESMQICSALLPDRLESGDVSESSDIGPYVMCVARRIPPNEKPITTSIEQFTVRLDTTWKIIAVDNSWLSEAYSKYLNKDLVGTIFKDLCHPLDLNTLTKHLSDTLQTGESTSDVYRLRISPDKFLKVQTKSKFFKASLMNAHEIDFMMATNSIIRDNDLMPLEGGQLSNNKLCSGHSSNRCANNSNNNNGNNNNNVGGPLMSVAHLNGQVSGISARGMATTAATSSNSIAFSTGAAAGGGGGGGNSDSCNPLTSLSTSVGNSFNHFPGNMDLGNMEFHELFPSSTWDLDSNAGWTDRPESRASGPPNSRPPSQPSPTSPSPQGTFSNSTLIPMGSLSPSTIPPTFNNSFPFSPLQETTQTATLSNAASSVNTNGSGGAAGGSGISSGVGGVGSNTATTTVKRTEESNKSGCPTSNSGGGSAMDSATTRTSNTAVTAIETQNNSVVSTESGRLRNLLTKGPSTSEDSQDNSNNDSDNNHKHRILKILLNQQDEDDYHSEHKVRTSPSNMPRPSMEHSKSSLGNNMLLQLLNEKNDDEDEEARAGMKKKNELLQQLMKDQDEERKLQEQQSREDDPLLRSLGFNTTPSPSQSGDHMSLNTTQVGQKRPGEDGDLNIAVKRPVDGSHQVSSSGTSSSNNATSKSSPLWEKNKMLASLLAKQPRQTTPSIPIPASVISATPQDKLPRLKQQQQQQQQQQQQQQQQQQQQQQQQQQQQPQQQQSQQQQQPWTGGNLQVGGNNAITTTATSARPLQIQSRQLPRQATNSYLSHMLSQQQRPQMGPIESEFAGSGEYRQTSNDPTWDNQSSDPDLSEILDQVIEFVPDEAITNAIEVPESNVMNESMAISAIQKSLMLCESVVNSTSSSMTMSNTPPAYSTALGTTPVTTSHSYQPPPMYQQTRMRFNSQPGIRQTSQFTQLQLQQQQQRSKLIAQQQQQQQKQRLLQQQQQQQMLIPSNATATDQISSGLNIDNLLNNTVAPPNVSLQRSSVPDSQVSPGYGASVQMASGHRLAHSYSHPSTIPQHHIVNNNFNSGQQVSAAARLSPHSPAGILSFSHPQPLSPRVAQGNYGNTPRLFNVNQVRPQQQVTAQQQLQQQQQRSMPSPGTAASARQSPFPAEAFPPPTSPTASQFPPGPNTGAPNPSAQYRLQRTTSTPSATTQLPGGIGSPRHYGGVSKEQPLLSPSHSHSACPATPTHNQHNATNTQHFSSQQHTQMLYQHTNANTINTADMQNSQFCYDRSSVPLYPSGGEAQDARSLPSGNPVNHQMGGNATSEFVRQELRAIVGARTQQQQQQQQQRVPNNLQNNLSGQVSQVSQDDLEALGLTFEMPSAGEAVVSDGPAKIWGSAGSAPSSSRITMEEARGDPTKSSLLQKLLQSE